One genomic segment of Paenibacillus durus includes these proteins:
- a CDS encoding ribose-phosphate diphosphokinase, translated as MAYLDSKLKIFTCNSNPKVAHQIADYIGIPMGESHTTSFSDGEIQVRLSESVRGCHVYIVQSTCGPVNDNLMEMLVMIDALKRASAKSINVVIPYYGYARQDRKARSRDPITAKLVADLIETAGAHRVITMDLHAMQIQGFFNIPVDHMLGVPILAQYFRSMQIPNPVVVSPDHGGVVRARKLADFLNAPLAIIDKRRPEPNVSEVMNIIGNIEGKTAIVIDDIIDTAGTIVLGANALMEGGAKEVYACCTHPVLSGPAHQRLENSPIKEVVVTDTIPIRNENPTSKLKVLSVAPLLGEAIIRVHEELSISKLFEIE; from the coding sequence ATGGCTTATCTTGATTCCAAGTTGAAGATTTTTACCTGTAACTCCAATCCCAAGGTCGCGCATCAAATTGCCGACTATATCGGGATTCCGATGGGCGAGTCGCATACGACAAGCTTCAGCGATGGAGAAATTCAGGTCAGATTGTCGGAGAGTGTACGGGGCTGCCACGTCTACATTGTTCAATCCACGTGCGGTCCTGTGAATGATAACCTGATGGAAATGCTGGTCATGATCGACGCGCTGAAGCGCGCCTCAGCCAAGAGTATTAACGTGGTTATCCCGTATTACGGCTATGCCCGTCAGGATCGCAAGGCCCGTTCGCGTGATCCGATTACGGCGAAGCTTGTGGCGGACCTGATCGAGACTGCGGGTGCGCACCGCGTAATTACCATGGATCTGCATGCCATGCAGATTCAGGGCTTCTTCAACATTCCGGTTGATCATATGCTCGGCGTACCGATTCTGGCGCAATATTTCCGCTCCATGCAGATCCCGAATCCGGTCGTTGTATCTCCGGACCACGGCGGTGTGGTTCGGGCGAGAAAGCTTGCCGATTTCCTGAACGCTCCGCTCGCTATTATTGACAAGCGCCGCCCGGAACCGAATGTCAGTGAGGTTATGAATATTATCGGGAACATCGAAGGGAAGACGGCGATCGTTATCGACGATATTATTGATACGGCGGGCACGATCGTGCTTGGCGCCAATGCTCTAATGGAAGGCGGAGCCAAAGAGGTGTACGCTTGCTGTACGCATCCGGTCCTTTCCGGCCCGGCGCATCAGCGGCTGGAAAATTCGCCGATTAAAGAGGTTGTCGTTACCGATACGATTCCTATTCGCAACGAGAACCCGACTTCCAAGCTGAAGGTGCTTTCCGTGGCTCCTCTGCTTGGCGAAGCGATTATCCGGGTGCATGAAGAGCTGTCCATCAGTAAGCTGTTCGAGATTGAATAG
- the pth gene encoding aminoacyl-tRNA hydrolase produces the protein MKWIVGLGNPGPEYAKTRHNVGFMALDELARRYGIVFNQSKCKSVIGEGVIGGIKTVLIKPMTYMNLSGEAVRTYMDYYKVPLEDMIVVYDDLDTEVGKIRLRYQGSAGGHNGIKSIIQHTGTQTFNRVRMGISRPEPGYAIVDYVLGKFPKKDSDKLGLMIGGACDALEYSLDHTFEQTMAKFNG, from the coding sequence ATGAAATGGATCGTCGGTTTGGGCAACCCTGGACCGGAGTACGCCAAGACAAGGCATAATGTCGGATTTATGGCTCTGGATGAACTGGCGCGCAGATACGGGATCGTCTTTAATCAGAGCAAGTGCAAATCGGTTATTGGAGAAGGCGTCATCGGCGGAATCAAGACCGTGCTGATCAAACCGATGACGTATATGAATTTGTCCGGGGAAGCGGTGCGCACCTATATGGACTACTACAAAGTCCCCTTGGAAGATATGATTGTAGTTTACGACGACCTCGACACCGAGGTTGGCAAAATCCGGCTGCGGTATCAAGGCAGCGCCGGGGGGCACAACGGAATCAAATCGATCATTCAGCATACGGGCACTCAGACCTTCAATAGAGTAAGGATGGGTATTTCACGGCCCGAGCCCGGATACGCGATTGTCGATTATGTGCTCGGCAAGTTTCCCAAGAAGGATAGCGACAAGCTTGGATTGATGATCGGCGGCGCCTGCGACGCACTTGAGTATAGTCTGGACCACACCTTTGAACAGACGATGGCTAAATTCAACGGGTAA
- a CDS encoding anti-sigma-F factor Fin family protein, with protein sequence MAIHYVCRHCRTFLGSIRRSAATEMQLGLHSLTPAERRDIIAYDSDGEITVKVTCNYCKEALDNNPELSLLASPLQ encoded by the coding sequence ATGGCAATACACTACGTATGTAGACACTGCCGGACTTTTCTCGGAAGCATCCGCAGAAGCGCTGCTACCGAGATGCAGCTCGGCCTTCATTCCTTGACCCCTGCGGAACGCAGAGATATAATAGCGTATGATTCAGACGGCGAAATTACGGTTAAGGTTACCTGCAATTACTGCAAGGAGGCCTTGGACAACAATCCGGAACTTAGCCTTCTGGCCAGTCCGCTTCAATAG
- the rnmV gene encoding ribonuclease M5: MIKELIVVEGKSDTAAVKRAVDADTIETGGSAVDKRVIAKIALAMERRGVIILTDPDHAGERIRKIVSSKVPGCKHAFIPEEDATLKGDIGVENASPEAIRYALENVHTSFEGAPILIGMEDLMAAGMIMHPKAAQRRMALGNILGIGYCNGKQLYKRLSMFGITPEEFAKAVAQIEQGGLSS; the protein is encoded by the coding sequence ATGATTAAAGAATTGATTGTCGTGGAAGGCAAAAGCGATACCGCCGCCGTCAAAAGAGCGGTCGATGCCGATACGATTGAAACCGGCGGTTCGGCGGTGGATAAACGGGTAATCGCCAAGATCGCCCTTGCGATGGAGCGGCGGGGCGTCATTATCCTGACCGATCCGGATCATGCGGGAGAACGGATACGCAAGATTGTCTCATCGAAGGTGCCGGGATGCAAGCATGCCTTCATTCCGGAGGAGGACGCAACGTTAAAGGGTGATATCGGTGTCGAGAACGCCTCGCCGGAAGCGATCCGCTATGCGCTGGAGAATGTGCATACATCCTTCGAGGGAGCGCCGATTCTAATTGGGATGGAAGACCTCATGGCCGCTGGTATGATTATGCATCCTAAAGCTGCACAGCGGAGAATGGCGCTTGGCAATATACTTGGCATCGGTTACTGTAACGGCAAGCAGCTGTACAAGCGGTTGTCGATGTTCGGCATTACGCCTGAAGAGTTTGCAAAAGCGGTTGCCCAAATTGAGCAGGGAGGTCTATCCTCATGA
- the ispE gene encoding 4-(cytidine 5'-diphospho)-2-C-methyl-D-erythritol kinase, with product MKMYEKAPAKINLMLDVLHKRPDGFHEVEMIMTMVDLADRLEMSELRRDTIIISSQAGYIPLDEKNLAFQAAKLLKERYKVGQGVHIHLDKKIPVAAGLAGGSSDAAAALRGLNRLWQLGLSSEELQELGAELGSDVPFCVTGGTALATGRGEKLTPIASMPQCWVMLAKPPINVSTAEVYGKLRADRIAVHPSARLMREAVEAGDFQAVCGRLGNVLEEVTLKLHPEVQQLKQAMIRLGADGVLMSGSGPTVFGLVSKQSKVARIYNGLRGFCKEVYAVRSLT from the coding sequence TTGAAAATGTATGAGAAAGCGCCGGCCAAAATCAATCTAATGCTCGATGTACTTCACAAGCGGCCGGATGGATTTCACGAGGTGGAAATGATTATGACTATGGTGGACCTTGCGGATCGGCTGGAGATGTCCGAACTGCGGCGGGATACCATTATTATATCAAGCCAGGCAGGTTATATTCCGCTGGATGAGAAGAACCTGGCGTTTCAGGCGGCAAAGCTGTTGAAAGAGCGTTACAAAGTGGGGCAGGGCGTACATATTCATCTGGATAAAAAAATACCGGTTGCTGCCGGGCTCGCCGGCGGGAGCAGCGACGCTGCGGCTGCGCTGCGCGGCCTGAACCGGCTCTGGCAGCTCGGCTTGTCAAGCGAAGAGCTGCAGGAGCTTGGCGCTGAGCTCGGCTCGGACGTACCCTTCTGCGTCACCGGAGGAACTGCCCTGGCAACGGGCAGAGGGGAGAAGCTTACGCCCATCGCAAGCATGCCCCAGTGCTGGGTGATGCTGGCGAAGCCGCCGATCAATGTATCGACGGCAGAGGTCTATGGCAAGCTCCGGGCGGACCGCATTGCCGTTCATCCTTCCGCGCGGCTTATGCGGGAGGCGGTCGAAGCCGGGGATTTCCAGGCGGTGTGCGGCCGGCTCGGCAACGTGCTGGAAGAGGTAACCTTGAAGCTGCATCCTGAGGTGCAGCAGCTCAAACAAGCGATGATCCGGCTCGGTGCAGACGGCGTGCTGATGTCCGGCAGCGGCCCGACTGTATTCGGGCTTGTGTCCAAGCAGTCCAAGGTGGCTAGAATTTATAACGGGCTGCGCGGATTTTGCAAGGAAGTCTATGCCGTACGTTCGCTGACTTGA
- a CDS encoding small, acid-soluble spore protein, alpha/beta type: MSRRRRSMMSEELKTELAKELGFYDTVEREGWGGIRAKDAGNMVKRAIQLAEQAARKS, translated from the coding sequence ATGAGCCGCAGAAGACGTAGCATGATGTCCGAGGAGCTGAAGACGGAGCTGGCAAAAGAGCTCGGCTTCTACGACACCGTGGAGCGCGAGGGCTGGGGAGGAATCCGGGCGAAGGATGCCGGGAACATGGTGAAAAGAGCGATTCAGCTTGCCGAGCAGGCTGCACGCAAATCTTAG
- the rsmA gene encoding 16S rRNA (adenine(1518)-N(6)/adenine(1519)-N(6))-dimethyltransferase RsmA, which yields MSGREEISSPRRTKEIIAAHGFSFKKSLGQNFLIDQNILNKIVDAAGLDKSTGALEIGPGIGALTERLAQTAGAVTAVEIDQRLIPILQEVLSPYPHVKIRHADVLNVDLHELFGEDFAEVGKVSVVANLPYYVTTPILMKLLEEKLPLANIVVMIQKEVAERMAASPGGKDYGSLSIAVQYYSEPELICTVPHTVFIPQPNVESAVIRLKVRERPPVEVRDEQHFFEVVRASFTQRRKTISNNLKSRFFPGEGRERLEALLSEAGIQPSRRGETLSLAEYARLSDVLLAAGIS from the coding sequence ATGAGCGGAAGGGAAGAAATTTCGTCCCCGAGACGTACCAAGGAGATTATTGCGGCTCACGGATTTTCGTTCAAGAAAAGCTTGGGCCAGAACTTTTTGATCGACCAAAATATCTTAAATAAAATTGTAGACGCAGCCGGTCTCGATAAGAGTACCGGCGCTCTTGAGATCGGTCCCGGCATCGGCGCGCTTACTGAACGCCTGGCGCAGACAGCGGGGGCTGTCACGGCCGTAGAGATCGATCAGCGGCTGATTCCGATTCTGCAGGAGGTACTCTCTCCGTATCCGCATGTAAAGATACGCCATGCCGATGTGTTAAATGTGGACCTGCATGAACTGTTCGGCGAGGATTTCGCGGAAGTAGGCAAGGTCAGCGTAGTCGCTAATTTGCCTTACTATGTGACGACTCCGATTCTGATGAAGCTGCTGGAGGAAAAGCTGCCGCTAGCGAACATTGTCGTGATGATTCAAAAAGAGGTTGCCGAGCGGATGGCGGCGTCGCCGGGAGGCAAGGATTACGGCAGCCTGAGCATCGCCGTGCAGTATTACAGCGAGCCGGAGCTGATCTGCACCGTGCCGCACACCGTATTTATTCCCCAGCCGAATGTGGAATCGGCAGTCATCCGGCTGAAGGTCAGAGAGCGACCGCCCGTAGAGGTGAGGGATGAGCAGCATTTTTTTGAAGTGGTGCGTGCCTCCTTTACACAGCGGCGGAAAACCATATCCAATAATTTGAAATCCCGCTTTTTTCCCGGTGAGGGGAGGGAACGGCTGGAGGCGCTGCTGAGTGAGGCAGGCATTCAGCCTTCCCGCCGCGGCGAGACGCTGAGTCTGGCGGAATATGCGCGTTTAAGCGACGTACTGCTTGCAGCAGGTATTTCATAG
- the yabG gene encoding sporulation peptidase YabG yields the protein MNLGDLVVRRSYGGDVTFRVEHIVLNQAIIKGTEFRLLADSPLSDLVQVPAEAMTERGQRARIKAAESLTELRKDRQEQIRFGALSPAGTWEQAAKEASYFELPGKVLHLDGDPAYLNKSLSLYEQLRIPSEGHHVREAEMASVLYRLLPRVRPNIVVLTGHDGVLKSLPSYDLHSLSSYKNSQNFVAAIRVARDYERHYDALTVIAGACQSHFEALLGAGANFASSPGRILIHALDPVYIAAKAALTSIRETINLSDVLNHTISGSQGLGGIETRGSLRIGMPRLQDLSTLKVTPSAI from the coding sequence ATGAATTTAGGAGACTTGGTCGTTCGAAGATCTTATGGCGGTGATGTGACTTTTCGGGTGGAGCATATAGTGCTAAATCAGGCCATCATCAAAGGAACCGAATTTCGGCTGCTCGCGGACTCTCCGCTAAGCGATCTGGTTCAGGTGCCTGCCGAGGCTATGACGGAGCGGGGACAACGCGCACGGATCAAAGCCGCCGAATCGCTAACAGAGCTTAGGAAGGACCGGCAGGAGCAGATCAGGTTTGGAGCCTTGAGTCCGGCTGGGACTTGGGAGCAGGCGGCAAAAGAAGCTTCTTACTTTGAGCTTCCCGGAAAAGTACTGCATCTTGACGGCGATCCGGCTTATTTGAATAAAAGCCTCAGCCTGTATGAGCAGCTGCGCATTCCGTCTGAAGGCCATCATGTGCGGGAAGCGGAGATGGCGTCCGTGCTGTATCGGCTGCTGCCGAGAGTCCGGCCCAATATTGTGGTGCTTACTGGTCATGACGGTGTGCTTAAGTCGCTGCCGTCTTACGATCTGCACAGCTTAAGCAGTTATAAAAATTCGCAAAATTTCGTTGCCGCCATTCGGGTGGCCAGAGATTACGAACGCCATTATGACGCGCTGACGGTTATCGCCGGCGCCTGTCAATCGCATTTCGAAGCGCTGCTTGGGGCCGGCGCGAATTTTGCCAGTTCTCCGGGACGCATTCTGATTCATGCGCTGGACCCCGTGTATATCGCGGCAAAGGCCGCTCTGACTTCCATAAGGGAAACGATCAACTTAAGCGACGTGCTGAATCATACGATCAGCGGCAGCCAGGGACTGGGCGGGATCGAAACCCGAGGGAGCTTGCGGATTGGCATGCCGCGGCTTCAGGATTTATCTACGCTGAAAGTAACACCTTCCGCCATTTAA
- the spoVG gene encoding septation regulator SpoVG, whose amino-acid sequence MQITDVRLRRVNSEGRMKAIASITIDNEFVVHDIRVIDGNNGMFVAMPSKRTPDGEFRDIAHPISSGTREKIQTAVLAEYDRAATEEEVIEEGA is encoded by the coding sequence ATGCAAATTACGGATGTCAGACTCCGCCGCGTAAACTCTGAGGGGAGAATGAAAGCAATCGCATCCATTACCATCGACAACGAGTTTGTTGTTCATGACATTCGCGTCATTGATGGCAACAATGGAATGTTCGTTGCAATGCCCAGCAAACGCACGCCGGATGGGGAATTCCGTGATATCGCGCATCCGATTTCTTCCGGAACGCGTGAGAAGATCCAAACCGCGGTTCTTGCAGAATATGATCGCGCAGCAACGGAAGAAGAAGTGATTGAAGAAGGAGCATAA
- the glmU gene encoding bifunctional UDP-N-acetylglucosamine diphosphorylase/glucosamine-1-phosphate N-acetyltransferase GlmU: MKRMAVVLAAGQGKRMKSKLYKVLHPVCGKPMVGHVLDTVKATGCERSIVVVGHGAEAVQAYLGDSAEYVLQEAQLGTGHAVKQAKDLLGGEEGTLVVAYGDTPLITPETLTKLMTLHEERKAAATILTAVMENPAGLGRIIRTEDGELLKIVEQKDCTPAEDAIREINTGIYCFDNAKMFAALDKVTNHNAQQEYYLTDVIGILREQGELVLAFQTDDAIESIGVNDRVALSEAEYYMRHRIARRHMLGGVTIIDPSSTYIGAEVTIGADTVIYPGTLLKGSTAIGENCIIGPSSEIEDSRIMDGAQVKHSVLNGAEVGARTSVGPFAYLRPGSVLGEDVKIGDFVEIKKATIGDGSKVSHLSYVGDASVGKNVNIGCGAITVNYDGFNKSVTEIGDEAFIGSNVNLIAPVTVGKGAYVVAGSTITKSVSEGDLAIARQRQENKPGYADKIRSRAKAKKGQSHPS, translated from the coding sequence TTGAAAAGAATGGCTGTTGTTCTAGCCGCAGGCCAGGGCAAGCGCATGAAATCAAAGTTATACAAAGTGCTGCATCCCGTTTGCGGAAAGCCTATGGTTGGGCACGTGCTTGATACTGTAAAAGCAACCGGCTGCGAGCGGAGCATTGTCGTTGTCGGACATGGCGCTGAGGCGGTCCAAGCTTATTTGGGCGATTCTGCGGAATATGTGCTGCAGGAAGCTCAGCTCGGAACGGGCCACGCCGTGAAGCAGGCCAAGGATTTGCTGGGCGGGGAAGAAGGTACGCTGGTTGTCGCATACGGTGATACGCCGCTCATTACCCCGGAAACACTGACCAAGCTGATGACGCTGCACGAGGAACGCAAGGCGGCGGCTACTATTTTGACGGCCGTTATGGAAAACCCTGCGGGACTTGGACGGATTATACGCACTGAGGACGGAGAGCTGCTAAAGATTGTGGAGCAGAAGGATTGCACGCCCGCCGAAGATGCCATACGTGAAATCAATACCGGAATTTATTGCTTTGACAATGCCAAGATGTTCGCTGCCTTGGACAAGGTCACGAACCATAATGCCCAGCAGGAGTACTATCTGACCGACGTCATCGGTATTCTGCGTGAGCAGGGAGAGCTTGTGCTCGCCTTCCAAACGGACGATGCCATAGAATCAATCGGTGTGAATGACCGCGTAGCGTTGTCCGAGGCCGAGTACTATATGCGCCATCGCATTGCCCGCCGTCATATGCTCGGAGGCGTAACGATTATAGATCCATCATCAACTTATATAGGAGCCGAAGTCACCATCGGAGCGGACACGGTAATTTATCCGGGAACGCTGCTTAAGGGCAGTACCGCAATTGGGGAAAATTGCATCATCGGCCCCTCCAGTGAAATTGAAGACAGCCGGATTATGGACGGAGCCCAGGTCAAGCATTCCGTACTTAACGGCGCTGAGGTCGGCGCACGGACTTCCGTTGGGCCTTTTGCCTATTTGCGTCCGGGAAGCGTGCTTGGTGAAGACGTGAAGATCGGCGATTTTGTGGAAATCAAGAAAGCTACCATCGGCGACGGCTCTAAAGTTTCGCATTTAAGCTATGTCGGAGACGCTTCTGTCGGCAAGAACGTGAATATCGGCTGCGGGGCGATCACGGTCAACTACGACGGATTTAATAAATCGGTAACCGAAATCGGAGACGAAGCTTTTATCGGCAGTAATGTCAACCTGATTGCTCCCGTCACGGTGGGCAAAGGCGCCTATGTTGTGGCTGGTTCCACCATTACCAAGTCCGTCTCTGAGGGGGATTTGGCCATTGCCAGACAGCGTCAGGAGAACAAGCCGGGCTATGCTGATAAAATCCGGTCCCGGGCAAAAGCGAAAAAGGGTCAATCTCATCCATCGTAA
- the purR gene encoding pur operon repressor, with protein MKKLKRSQRLVDMTQFLLEKPHDLLPLSTFAERYGAAKSSISEDLAIIKEVFEGEGMGELQTHAGAAGGVKFIPRMPMEMALSFVRGLISELEHSDRILPGGYLYMSDLLGQPSLMEQAGKIIATAFYGVPIDTVMTVETKGIPLAYATAAQLGLPVVLVRRDHKVTEGSAVSINYVSGSHKSIHTMSLSRRALKEKSRVLIVDDFMKAGGTVGGMVDLLGEFNAEVAGVGVLVESDAVGSEERLLHDYVSLVRLGEVDPKERRISAYPGNFFTV; from the coding sequence GTGAAGAAACTTAAAAGAAGTCAGCGTTTAGTGGATATGACCCAATTTTTACTTGAAAAGCCGCATGATCTTCTGCCGCTGTCCACCTTTGCCGAGCGGTATGGAGCGGCCAAGTCCTCAATCAGCGAGGACCTGGCGATTATCAAAGAGGTATTCGAGGGCGAAGGCATGGGCGAGCTGCAGACTCATGCGGGAGCGGCGGGAGGAGTGAAGTTCATCCCCCGTATGCCTATGGAGATGGCGCTGTCTTTTGTCCGCGGGCTTATCAGCGAGCTGGAGCATAGCGACCGGATTCTGCCTGGAGGATATTTATATATGTCGGACCTGCTCGGACAACCGTCCCTTATGGAGCAGGCGGGCAAGATTATTGCCACCGCATTTTACGGCGTGCCGATCGATACCGTGATGACGGTGGAAACGAAAGGGATTCCGCTCGCTTACGCGACGGCCGCGCAGCTGGGGCTGCCGGTGGTGCTGGTGCGCCGGGACCATAAAGTAACGGAAGGCTCGGCGGTCAGCATCAATTATGTGTCGGGCTCGCATAAGAGTATTCATACGATGTCACTGTCCAGGCGGGCGCTTAAGGAGAAGTCGCGTGTACTTATCGTCGACGATTTCATGAAAGCGGGCGGAACGGTTGGCGGAATGGTTGATCTGCTTGGTGAATTCAACGCGGAAGTGGCCGGCGTAGGGGTTCTGGTGGAATCCGATGCGGTAGGGTCCGAAGAACGTCTGCTGCATGATTATGTCTCCTTGGTCAGACTGGGCGAGGTCGATCCGAAAGAGCGGCGCATATCGGCGTATCCGGGTAATTTTTTTACCGTTTAA
- the veg gene encoding biofilm formation stimulator Veg, producing MANNALLEIKRSLEAHVGSKITLRANGGRRKTVERTGVLEETYPSVFIVKLDQEQQSLGRVSYSYADILTESVEITVCEDDVRMPLMHAKA from the coding sequence ATGGCTAATAACGCGCTGTTGGAAATTAAACGCAGTCTCGAAGCTCATGTCGGTTCTAAGATTACGTTACGAGCAAACGGTGGCCGACGCAAGACGGTCGAGCGCACCGGTGTCCTGGAAGAAACGTACCCTTCTGTATTTATTGTCAAACTGGATCAGGAGCAGCAGTCATTGGGGCGCGTCTCCTACAGCTATGCCGATATTCTTACCGAGTCCGTGGAGATTACGGTATGTGAGGACGATGTGCGGATGCCGCTCATGCATGCCAAAGCATAA
- a CDS encoding 3D domain-containing protein, translated as MGVFQPEVSHDSQSSSRSNAFRLWWEQVNIRAWSLRAWSLAGVIGIAIALLITLYIRSQSSKQIILEIDGKVHALETREALLGEALAKQPIPLKPYDKISAGLSDRIEDGDRIVIDRAQELILTEGGKTKTLYTTEDTIGQAISSLGISLGTHDKVFPSLDTAINARTEVKVIRINKQVVKRTKSLPFRVIKTADPSLITGKVRVAQAGKPGAIIQHIEKTYQDGKLVSMRMVGKEVQTVTKDKVIAVGTKAVPKPVAAKISSSSKAGVNFEYKKMIKNVSMTAYSSEEPGIGTRTASGTRVTEGRTIAVDPRVIPIGWWVYIEGLGFRRAEDTGGAIKGNKIDVYYDSLSHARSFGRKSRAVYVIGPVKPELD; from the coding sequence ATGGGCGTATTCCAACCAGAAGTATCCCATGATTCGCAATCATCCAGCAGGTCTAATGCATTTAGGTTATGGTGGGAGCAAGTGAATATACGCGCATGGTCTTTGCGCGCGTGGTCACTGGCGGGCGTGATCGGGATAGCAATCGCGCTGCTTATTACGTTGTATATCCGCTCTCAAAGCAGCAAACAAATCATTTTGGAGATAGACGGGAAAGTTCACGCTCTGGAGACGCGTGAAGCGCTTCTGGGAGAAGCCCTGGCCAAACAACCGATCCCGCTCAAACCGTATGACAAAATTTCGGCGGGCCTTAGCGATCGAATCGAAGACGGCGACAGGATCGTCATTGACCGGGCACAGGAATTAATTCTGACTGAAGGCGGAAAGACAAAGACGCTGTATACGACCGAAGATACAATCGGTCAGGCCATTAGCAGCCTGGGCATCTCCCTGGGTACCCACGATAAGGTATTTCCTTCGCTAGACACCGCAATTAACGCCAGAACGGAAGTCAAGGTTATCCGCATCAACAAGCAGGTTGTGAAGCGGACGAAAAGCTTGCCTTTCCGAGTGATTAAGACGGCGGACCCCTCCCTCATCACAGGGAAAGTACGAGTAGCGCAAGCCGGCAAGCCGGGTGCTATAATCCAGCATATTGAGAAAACCTATCAGGACGGTAAGTTGGTCTCAATGCGCATGGTCGGCAAAGAAGTGCAGACGGTGACCAAGGATAAGGTTATCGCCGTAGGCACGAAAGCCGTTCCCAAACCCGTCGCCGCGAAAATTTCTTCCTCCAGCAAAGCAGGCGTAAACTTCGAATACAAAAAAATGATCAAGAACGTTTCGATGACCGCATACTCTTCAGAAGAACCGGGAATCGGCACTAGAACAGCTTCCGGTACACGCGTAACAGAAGGCCGGACCATCGCAGTGGATCCTCGTGTGATTCCAATCGGCTGGTGGGTATATATCGAGGGACTGGGATTCCGCCGCGCTGAGGATACCGGAGGGGCTATCAAAGGCAATAAGATTGACGTCTATTATGATTCATTGAGCCATGCCCGCAGTTTCGGCCGCAAGTCGCGCGCCGTTTACGTCATCGGTCCGGTTAAACCGGAGCTGGATTAA